The sequence TCGACGCGATGGACGCAGACGGCCGCCCCTGCCTGGTCGTCTCCATCGATCTCCTCCAGCAATCGCTGGCCGTGGCCCTGCCCCCCGACGTTGCCGTCCCCCACGCAATCAACGCGATCGACTCGACGACGCAATCGACGCGATGATGCGATATCGACACCTGTTGCAGGGCAACAACGGCCCCGGGGTCGTGGTCGATGTCAAGGGCGTGCTACGGGACGCGCTCCACTGCGCCACGCCCCTGTACTGGAGCCTCTGACGTTGTTTGGTCAGAGAGCCGGTTGGTGCCTTAGGACTTATCTGCAAAGATGACAATCATATTGCCCTCTGCCTGGCCTCATTGCCCCTCAGCTAAAAGGGACCGCAAAGTCGATTCGCAATCTTCGGTGTGGATAACTTTCGCATGACCTTTGCCAAACGAATAGCATCGGCCACTGCACAGCTACTGCTGAGTAATGCCTTAGTGCGCTTGTTTTCGCTGGTGACCATGCCTGTGCTCACGCACCTGCTGGCACCGGAGGCGTACGGCACGGTTGCAATAGCGGGCACGGCGATTTCCCTGGTCTCAGTGGTCGCGTTGACAGGTATGGATATGTCTTACGTACGGGCTTTTCACGCAAAGGGAACAGCAAGCGGGCAAGAGGCGGAAGCTTACGCTTGGCGATATGTGTTGGTGGGTGGCGTGGTGGTAGGCGGTATCAGTGCACTGCTTTGGAAATACATTGTTTCGGATATTTTCTCACTACCGGCATATCTTGCAGGATTCATAGGAATAGGTGTGCTCTTGGCTGTGTCCCGCGAAATGACAACCATTAGGGCTCGCCTTAATAATCGATACCGGGCGATGTCGCTTTCTATTGTGCTCTCAGGTCTTGGGGCTGCTGCAATCAGCCTCGGGGTGGCATACTGGTGGCGCCAAGATGAGCTGCCATTGGTGTTATCGCTGGTTGCGGGCAACCTCATTCCCATCTTAACGCTTGGCATACCGTCATTGAAGACATTGTGCAGACCTTCCGGGCTGGACAGGACTCATCGACTCAATATTCTCAGGATCGGTTTGGCTGGCATAGTGACCGCCCCAATGCAATGGATAATGTCTTCCGCGGATCGATGGTTTTTGGGTTATTTCGAGGATGCGGCATCGGTAGGAATTTATTCGATTGGCTACAACGTAGGCATTATGGGAATGATGATAAATAGTTCCGTAACATCCGTATGGCTGCCAGAGGCTGCGAAGGTGTTCGAAGAAAGATCTGATCGCAATCGGGATATATTGGGTCAAACCATTGAACGTCTGGTCGCATGTTACGCAATCGTATGGCTTGCCATCAGTGCCGCTGGTGGGGATATCATCAGATTGCTGACGGCTCCAGCGTTTCATGAGGCAGCGAGCATCGTACCCCTTATTGCTGGAGCGGTCTTTTTTGATGGTGTGAACGCCCTAGGAAAAACCAATTTGTTATTGGTAAAAAAGCTACATTATTCGATCTGGTCGTGGATCGTTGGGGGATCACTGTGTTTTTTATTCAATCTGCTGCTTGTGCCGTCAATGGGACGTGTAGGCGCCGCCCTGACACAGGCCACGACATTTGCCGTGATTGCTGCCGGGATGTCATTTCTTTCTCATAGAGAGTTCCCGATCAGCTTCCATTGGCGCAGGTTGGGCCTTCTCCTGTGTGGGGTGACGGCTTTCGGAGTAGTGATGGTGCCCGCATGGGCAAATACTCCGATTCTCAGCCTGTTATTCAAGTTGCCTGTGGGCCTGCTTGCGGGTGTGGTCATTCTGAGATATTGCGCGCCTGAAGAGATGCGGTGGGTCGCCCGTCGCTTTGCGTTAGCGATCCAACGGGGATAAGCGGATCGTGTGCGGCATAGCGGGTCATATCAATTTTACAGAACAACCAACCGACAGCCACGTCGCAGAACTTGTACGTCGAATCCGCCATCGCGGTCCGGATGACCAAGGGCTGTGGTCTTCCTCACAAGGCGAGTGCGTGCTCGGTCATGCTCGCCTGAGCATTATCGATCTAAGTTCATTGGGTCATCAGCCGATGCTGGATCCGGAAACCGGCAACGCCATCGTGTTCAACGGCGAGATTTATAACTTTCAGGCGTTGCGCAAGGAATGCGAAGCGGTGGGCGATAGCTTTCGGTCGAATTCCGATACCGAGGTGATCGTAGCGCTTTATCGGCGTCATGGCGTCGCCTGCGTCAACAAACTGCGTGGAATGTTCGCTTTTGTGATCTGGGACGACGCAAACAAGCGGGTATTTTTGGCTAGAGACCGGGTGGGCAAGAAACCGCTCAATTACGCCATCGTCAACGGCGGTATCATCTTCTGCTCTGAGATCGACCCGCTTTCCAGACACCCGGCAGTGTCCCGCGAGATGGATTTGGAGGGGTTGGAGTTGTACCTCCAACTTCAGTACATCCCAGCACCCTGGACGATCTACAAAAGCATTCGCAAGCTGCCGCCCGCCCATTACGCCATCTTCGACCGCAATGGTTTCAAAACGGAGTGCTATTGGGATGTCGATTATACAAAAAAAATCGCCATCTCTGAGCAGGATGCGCTGGATGGTCTCGAAGAGAAACTCACAGAGGCGGTGCGGTTGCGCATGATCGCCGATGTGCCGCTTGGCGCTTTGTTAAGCGGTGGGGTGGACAGTAGCGTAGTCGTTGCGTTGATGGCCAAACTGAGCGGTGAGCCAATCCGCACCTACAGCATCGGCTTTCGCGAAGAAGCCTTTAATGAATTACCGTTCGCTGAACAAGCGGCGAAAATCTGCGGCACTGCGCATCACTCCGAGATTGTAGAGGGGGATGTGACGCACTTGGTGCCGGCACTGGCTAGGCATTATGGAGAGCCATTCGCTGACCATTCGGCGGTTCCGTCATTCTTTGTTTGTCGGACAGCCCGCCGCCACGTCACTGTGGCCATGAATGGCGACGGCGGAGACGAATTGCTGGGAGGTTACCCTCGGTACTATCTATCGCCCTTGCAAATTCGAATGGGTTCGGTTGTCCCGGATATTCTCTCAGCGTCGGCCCTTACGGTACTGGCTACGCGGCTTTCAACGGTCACCAGTATCCCGGAAAGGGCCATACGTAAAATGGTCATAGAATACGGTTGGCCAGAACTTCGCGCGG comes from Candidatus Methylomirabilis lanthanidiphila and encodes:
- a CDS encoding Polysaccharide biosynthesis protein; translated protein: MTFAKRIASATAQLLLSNALVRLFSLVTMPVLTHLLAPEAYGTVAIAGTAISLVSVVALTGMDMSYVRAFHAKGTASGQEAEAYAWRYVLVGGVVVGGISALLWKYIVSDIFSLPAYLAGFIGIGVLLAVSREMTTIRARLNNRYRAMSLSIVLSGLGAAAISLGVAYWWRQDELPLVLSLVAGNLIPILTLGIPSLKTLCRPSGLDRTHRLNILRIGLAGIVTAPMQWIMSSADRWFLGYFEDAASVGIYSIGYNVGIMGMMINSSVTSVWLPEAAKVFEERSDRNRDILGQTIERLVACYAIVWLAISAAGGDIIRLLTAPAFHEAASIVPLIAGAVFFDGVNALGKTNLLLVKKLHYSIWSWIVGGSLCFLFNLLLVPSMGRVGAALTQATTFAVIAAGMSFLSHREFPISFHWRRLGLLLCGVTAFGVVMVPAWANTPILSLLFKLPVGLLAGVVILRYCAPEEMRWVARRFALAIQRG
- the asnB_1 gene encoding Asparagine synthetase [glutamine-hydrolyzing] 1, whose protein sequence is MLDPETGNAIVFNGEIYNFQALRKECEAVGDSFRSNSDTEVIVALYRRHGVACVNKLRGMFAFVIWDDANKRVFLARDRVGKKPLNYAIVNGGIIFCSEIDPLSRHPAVSREMDLEGLELYLQLQYIPAPWTIYKSIRKLPPAHYAIFDRNGFKTECYWDVDYTKKIAISEQDALDGLEEKLTEAVRLRMIADVPLGALLSGGVDSSVVVALMAKLSGEPIRTYSIGFREEAFNELPFAEQAAKICGTAHHSEIVEGDVTHLVPALARHYGEPFADHSAVPSFFVCRTARRHVTVAMNGDGGDELLGGYPRYYLSPLQIRMGSVVPDILSASALTVLATRLSTVTSIPERAIRKMVIEYGWPELRAVPIKNEFWNDCERTIILGKHASRTLLSCWRSTYFAKAVEQAANPVDRMLWYDNHTYLSGCLLPKMDIASMHCGLETRSPLLDHKVIEYCAALPVEFKVKNRVGKYLLKKLAERYFPASFVHRRKMGFGIPLGEWLRGPLRPALDATLRNPKLMAPLDWPLIETILNEFFRTQIDHSKRLWALYMYGAWRQHCLNDDIDYKE